From the genome of Ictalurus punctatus breed USDA103 chromosome 5, Coco_2.0, whole genome shotgun sequence:
AAAAAATCAAGTAGCCTACACGTTAACGGCAATGTGTATCACAGTGTCAGGAGCATTGTGTGCGGCACTGCGTTATAAGCCTGTGGTTTCATGAACTGTATAAATAATCCATTTTTATCCACTTTTCTCCAACAGCATTCGCGGTTAACTCTGCTGTCACTGAGTATCAGGCTGGCTTCAGGACATGCATCGCCGGTGTGCATCAGTATCTTCTCATGAGCAAAGCAAACCCTGCTCTCGCGCACCTGTCCAACGCGCTCCTCTGCCTCAGCGCGCGACTTCCGGATTCCAGCACCGCGGACAGCGACGCGCTGCAGACTCGCGCACTCACTTCGCCTCGCGCCGACGTCACGTGCCTCTCTGAAACAATGAAATCGACTCAAAACGTTAATCGAAAACGGACTAAAATCTacaacaaagacaaaacaacacacaagcACATCAGTGCTAACCGAAGCTCTAGTGCTCCTACAAACCTACAAACTTATTGGCGGCCTTGGTAGCATCTTATCATAATTCACTTCTGTCTCCTTGTAGACTTGTATAGATATGATCAagaaattgtttattattatagagATATAGATTTGTATGCTTTTATGTTGAACTAGATCATATTTTGGATAAAgcttgtgtaaatgtctatttttttaataataaaatgattttctTTATATCATGCCGTCTCATTGTACCTATGTAAAAGTGTAGCAAGTACATGGCAGAGATTTTCCTTTACTCAGGTCAGCCTTTTGATTGAATTTTCAAGTTTATTCTACAAATGGGAAAACAACATGGAAATGTTGAAACACTTGGAAAACACTCTTTCTCAGTAATTCCGACTGCAAATCGATTTCATGCCTAAATAAACCAAAGCAAAAGGCTCTTTTAGGTTAATAGGCTAAGTGGGATGTCATTATTAGTTGAATTACACATAAAAAAAGACTACACCGCACCCTTCCTTGTCATTGGAATGGATATTGTATACCCTTAAGAAGTATCTTTCACCTGGAACCGTAATTATACTGTAgtttcaaaatgtatttaaattacaTTCATGGATTAGGATTAGTTTTTTGGGTAACATTTTAGGTATAAGATACACAACGACAatgaaaggtacagtttagtgcCCTTAAAATAAGAACACGGTAGTCCCTTGAACAAGCAACAAGCATGTATCCCCAATTCTAACAACAGACTGCatagtgacaataaaaccaACAGTACCTCAGTGAAGTGTTGCACCACCACAAACCACCAGAGCAGTTTAAATGGGCCATGGTGTAAATTCTGTACATCATTTGCAAAATacagatgctttttaaaaaggcaCTTATAAGAATTTGCAATTAGAAAACGTGTTCTGTGATGTAAACTTAGTGCTCATTGGCTCCTGTCAGACACTGCAGAGCAGAATAAAGCTGAAGAGGATGGCACCATGGGGTGAGGAGAATCACTGGCACGCCTCTGCTTCTTTTAACTGGCCTATTCATGAGCAGCTGTGTGCTGAGGACAGTTAGAGGGGGTGACTATCCAACACCATGAAAAAAGGCCATCGTCTGTTTGAAAAGTagcatacactgtaaaaaaaatagatacTCCAACCTGAAACATATtcaatatgtttatattgacagtaaagtactgtaaaaatgtaaacaactgTAAATTAGTTGTATATAACAGTAAAgtactgtaatattttaaatactataaaataatacacaaaccaatacttttgctcattgGGCTGAGTGACTTACTGGAGGATATAACCGAGCTGGTCTTgcttaagggtcttgctcaaggatccaatcatggcagtgctgggatttgaacacacgATATGTGAGCACATGTGAAAGGTGCATCATTTCAGCATTTTATTCACTGGATATGCAGCGAGCCAGGGTCATACAGCAGGTTATGATAAATCGGTGGTAATTTtggaaaattgcaagctcctccgaatattgcgagtttgcttgatttggcATTAACTTCTGCAATCCTAACCCAGAGGGTTAACCCTTTAACCCTAAACCTTGAGGGACTGTTCTGTGGAGATAAATGGGCCAGTGAGCATGCTGCCCCAGGATTgcaaaaaatagaaataagagcaaatcaatggaacattaACTTTTCTCTGTCAAACagcaacttaaaaaaaatatggctgGTTACTTAAAAGAGATAATTAGTATTTCAACAGAATTTATTATGGCggtgtgaatgaggactttataaagattaacatttgttgaacGGCCGATTTAAATGCTGGGGCTCTGGTCCACCTGCCCTATGGTTGAGGAGCCAGTGTCTAAGTGACCACATACTTTGAACGTTTAGCTTAACGAAGTATAGAGGAGACgcctttatttaaaatgcagGTTGGAGTAATAGCATTCAGAATAGACAAAGCATCTGCTCAAAGTGTTTTAGTGCTTTGTCTTTTTAATTTAGTTATATATAGTTGTATATaagatggccccacatggtgcagcctaaagatcattgagattactgaggatggtaccacttaaaaccATAAATATGAGTTTAGGCCTCAATTCACATGAACAGTtctgctatgatagctttaggactgcaattgccacaaacagttttgcactcaagtctccatcagtgaagaGTGGacaagttcaacaaaacagacttcatgtaaacaCTGTAATGAAATTTCCTGGTTATagaattgcactttttgaccatgtagaatcagcacattaatataaggaatttatttatatataattgcactatccagtgtcaacAAGATAAGGATGGgatcccttttgagtctggttcctctcaaggtttcttcctcaaataatctcagggagtttttccttgccactggcacctctggcttgctccttagggataaattcatacatttaaattcTTTATCCTGAATTTACCtgaatttatacatttctataaagctgctttgggacaatgtccattgttaaaagcactatacaaataaagctgaattgaattgaattatttcaAATGCTCTGGGGCtctaaagaaccacagtgagagccgttatctccaaaatggaaaaactcggcacagtagtgaaccttcccagaagtggccgaccttccaaaattactccaagagcacagcaagtACTCATCCAGCAAATCACAAatgagccaaggacaacatcaaaggacctacaggcctctcttgcatcaataaaggtcactgttcatgactccagtgtcagaaagacactgggaaaaaataGCATCTATGGACGTGtgatgaggtgaaaaccactgctgacccagaagaacattgagGCTTGTTTGAATTTTgcaaaaacacaccttgatgatcctcaaaccttttgagaGAATGTTCTGGGTGGATGAGTCggaagtggaactgtttggaagacaggtgtgccgctacatctggcataaaccaaacacagaattccacaaaaagaacatacctacggtcaagcatggtggtggaagtgtgatgacGTGttgatgctttgctgcttcagggcctgggcaaattgcagtaattgagggaaacatgaattctgctctctaccagaataTCCTGAAGGAGAATGTCCGTTCTTCAGGcagtaaattgaaactcaagcacaactggattacgcagcaagacagtgatccaaaacataggagtaagtccacttCTGAATGGGTCAAAAAAGCTAAATTTAAGTTTTGGAGTGGCTAAGTCCTAACTTGAACAATTGAGAAGATGTGGCAGGACCGTAAATGGGAAGTTCATGCTTGAAACCCTCCACTGTAGCTGAACTGCTGAAAACAGTTCTGCATAGAAGAGTGGACCAacattccaccacagtgctgtgaaagactgatgtCCAGTTATCGGAatcgtttggttgcagttattgctgctaaaggtggcacaaccagattttaagtttaagggggaaattagtttttcacatgggtataGGTGTTGTGGGTTTACccaggctgcctttgttttatattatatttcatttgaagatctaaaactatttattatgagatatacacaaaaacagaagaaatcagcactgtataattttatatacTGGATTAGGATACATTATATCAGTCCAAGGGTATCTGTGTCCAgtttaatggtttaaaaaaagacaagatctggcaaccctagtAAAAAAAGAACGCTTTTAATTGGTAAGCCACTCAACCTTCACAAAAGGCAGAGCAAACACCATGTAGCTGTAAAAGACACAGTATATGGACTATATCTAAGAAGAAAAGGTATGAGATTTTGCATTAATAAGTGAAAGATGCCaggaataaatgaaaacatttaattctgcattaaagaaaaatacCCATTACATCAGTGGTTCAGACTATGAGTGgtatttgttttttccccccagatgtTCTTTGACACATTTGCCTAAAAACAATGAAGTGTTCAATTAAGAAAAGTTTTGCGAATTAAATTAACAGAACATTCTTACAGTAATATTCAATTTGATAGCGTATTAATATTCCAAAAATATTGTGTAAAACCTACACCATGCGCACTTGTGTTTAGGAGTTTACAAAGACTTCTATGCACTTTCAAGGCTGTTGTTTAACTTTGTTGACCAGATGGAAAAGCTACAGACCTTAATATTGGAGGACAGAGTATAAAACCTTTGATTAGCATTATAGTGTGTTCAGTCAAGCGCTCTGAATAGCAGACTATTATTTACTGCACACAAGTCCCATGGTCTCCTTGGGGATAATAACAGTGCAGTCTTGAAATACATGGATAAACACATAGTCACCATTGGATTGCTGTGATATCCACATGCTTTCTTTTGTGTATTAAAAATATGAGTTCTACTGCCTGGTGGAAGTAAAACAACGATCCCTCTTTCCAACACTCTCAGAAATACTTTTCCCTGATTGTCACCAAAACATGCCAAAAAGCTGAGTACAACACACAACGCTAAATGTAATTCAAATGATGTTTGTTGGAACTCAGGCACTGGATTTGATTGAATACGCTCATGAAGTGCTTCCAAGCAGCCTGATATGGAAATGGTGTTTCAcagttaattttttaaaagaccTTTTTATTTTGCAATCACAAGAATCAACTAAACTATGATATTTTGGGTTCCTTTTTCCCCTGCTTCACTATTCATCTCAGCATGCCCATGAATCCAGTTCCTGGCACATTTACAACTGTTTTAATCATGTAAAACTTTTTGTTATGGAGTAAGCTGTATATTATAGGCAATATAATGGCCTATATGGCACCACCAGATGAATAAGAGCATAGAAAAGCAGAGAAGAGTGGAGGGTACTAACACTGGCAGAGTGTAATGCAGGACTGCAGCAGAGTTGCATTCAAAGAGAATTGTGGTGATTTAATGGATAAATAACCATCTGTGGCATTTACTGTACATAGGcaaatgcatattttcattctcaaaaaaaaacaacaaccccaattTGTAAAACTGAATTGTGGTTAAGAGCTCGTTTAAGATCAATTTTGGAACTTTGATGGAAACAACAGCCttctctgattaagaaactgaTTTTACTCCACCAAATGTTCTACCAATTCTCCTCAAAATATCTCAAGGGCATCCATTACTTTAAAACAAATCTGAGCAGTGAAAATAGGGCATGTTGAAACTTTATATGCAATTCATTATAATAAAGCCTAAACTTTGATTTGGTGGTTGCTGACATGTATTTAATCTGAACCTTGATCTTCTTCTCTAAACAAATCATTTGAAAACGTTTGCGCAAagaaaaatgctgaaaatgaaaatgattacATAAAACaagcattgttttgtttttttgtttgtttttttttggtgaaaatcATATAATATCTACTGTACATTTATAGAATACttttataaaataatcataTAATAACATACCACACAACGATAAACAACAGAAACAGTGAAAAGAGTGGAATAGGAATGCAGTAAAAAGTTTGAATGGCTAGTTGTGGCTATTGTAAACACCAGCTGAAAAAAGGCCCTTTCTACTCTCATTATTCTCTTTTAAGTTGAAATATTAACTCCAAAGAATGCAATACGAGATTATCATGTTTTGTATATTtgcaacatttaaaaatagctaTAAAATAATGTACGTATTTCTGCCTTAGACCACTTCTCAAGACTCGATCACAAAGCGCCCATATTACAAAAACATTCCACTTGAATATGTATAACAAGAATACTCATATCAATAATAAGAGATGTGTGTACGacgtattataataataaaagctccAGGATCTTAGGTTGACGATCCGATGGAACTGGAGTGAAATACAGTATATCTCGACGAGGGCGATTGTGAGTTTCTAAAACTGTTCATGCTCCCTTGGATTTCACTCTTAGTCACATGTGCTTCCCCTTGTCCCGATTTCCCCCTGAGTGACGAGTGTGCTGTTGTCCACACGCTCTGGCCTGTTAAAATCAGTTCAGACGCACGTTTTCCATCCCGCCGCTGCTCACGACACCCTTTATCAGATCCACATTCGCTCAAACCAACTTCTTCTGCTCTCCCCCTGCTGTTACTGTCCTTTCGTGGTGAGCCCTGATGCAGTTCAGTGCGTGAGCCCTTGTGTTCAGAGGCGCGTCGCAGTGCCTGAGGCTCCCGCTCGAAATGTGTGAGCGGGAAATGTGGTAGCAGGATAATCTGGCGCTCTTGAGTGCCGGCTACTAATGAGAGAGCTGACGCACGGCGGGGGCTCCTGATCGGGCTGGCCAGAGGTGTTTCGTCGATGAAGTTGATCACCTCATCACGGCTGAAGCACCCCAAATTGTCCTCGGAGCGCTGGGGTCGCGGGAGAGAGCGTGTCCCATCGGAGCTCCTACGTGCGCGTTGATGGCGGCTGCTCTCCTCGTGACACGATACCAGACTGCTGCGCCGCCTCTCGTGGCGGTTCGAGGTGTAACGTGGCACACCCATCATGTCCTCGGTGGAGCCCCAGCGGTGCAGGTAGGAAGGAATCTGCCCTGTGGTCCACATGTCGGTTTCGTCGTGGGAGTATCTTCTTGTAGGGGGCACCTGATGTAGACACAGAAACAGACCATGTGGCTCATTTATTACGCAGAATTTGCGTTCAGTGTGGAATCATTCTGAAATGCATTATCAGGTTACAAACAATTAGGGCATGCTCTCAAATCCTTTCTCCATTACTTTTTTATATGACTATTTCATTAAAAGAAGTCTGGTAATATGAATTAACATGGCATGATAATAACATGGCAAGGTAACCATAGGAGCTACACTCAGTGGCCACTTTATTTAGCTACACTCATTCACCTGATCAGGCACACCCACCACAGGGGTCCACTTTACTGACTGTAGCCCGTCTCATGCTATGCACAATATGTCAGCCCTATTAATGAGAATTTGTGGTAGTACAAGTGTATCAGGTGGAGCAGTTTGGGGATTTTCAAGCAGCTGATGATCACAACGTGTGTGTGGACCAGTGGATAAGACTTAAAGTTGCTGATGAGAAGGTTTTCAGTataaatcccagcaccaccaagcttcCACTGTTGTGTCTTTGAGCAAGCCCTTTAACAATAAAGTTGTATCCTGTCTCACTTGTAAGTTGGTCTAGATAAAAGTATCAGTTAAATGAGTTTGGACAAGTCTTGGACAGCTGAAGTGAGATCTAGCAACCAAAAATATCCAGTAAACAGtggacctttaaaaaaaaaaaaaagataattgaTAAAGGGGTCGATAAGGAAACAATCTGTGGGGAAAATCAGCTGTACAAATGTAAACCTACCAGATGGAGCGACAGGATAATTGTCTAACAGTGGCCAGTAATTGTACAGAGTTCAGAAATCCCCAAAACCCCAAGAAAGGTGCTACACCTGATACACTCATAACACAGTGTCAGTGTCACTGCTATGCTGAGATTGGTCCACTGTTAAAATAACATCTGGTTGAAAGAGGCTTGTGCGATATTGATTTTTCCCTACTCATggtttatcattaaaaaaaaaatcatgattaACGATTTTAACCGTCCAGAACTAAACAGGTTTGGGGAACAGGGAGGAGTATGAGTGAGAGTAATAATGTTACCAGTTGTGTAGTCAGGAACTGCTTTCTGGCAGTGGCAATCGCGAAAACTCAACTGGACGGTGGGTTTTCAGGTGTTTAACATAGTACATTTTCGATATAAGTAAGATCTCGATCTTCGATATAATCAGTCCATTCAAGATTTCGAGTTTTTTCTGATGATTATCGAAATTGCTTGAATTTGTAgcggcttttaaaaaaaaaactgtgatgCAATTtgtataggttttttttttttttttttgcaaaaaaactactcgaattggcgaaactgcaattgcacgaaactgttttgcacggtctttcgcagtgatgtttgctggaaaacgagaccttttagctgtattcatgttcgacgcacgtgaatcgaagagggttttgactgaatgtgcgttgtgatgacgtcatatGACGGGTCTtgacccaaatctgcagaaaatctgcagtaattctgAAAAATCGCAAGGGAAAAATGTTCCTGTGAATATTGCGGCGTGTCTTTGATTCTGCGGTCATTTCTAAAATTGTAAGATTGtaaaatcctagagggactgtATAATCCTTTAACACGTTGATTGTCTAAAGTCCACATGGCTGACATTTTCACTGTTGACTGACTGACACAGGACCactaaaattatttgtaaagtgttcAGTTTGATTCTTCTGCAGTTACCGTGACAGAAAGCGAGGGTGCCCCAGTCGAGAGGATGTAAGATGGGAGAATAGGGTGGGGCTTTCAGGTAGTGTCGGAGTTCGAAACACAAATCATGCGCAAATTACTCCAGATTCATGAGCCGTTGTCTATTCACCTGTTTTTATTGAAGAAGAAGAGTGATAAGTCATAGCATTTTTGAGTGATAAATCATAGCATACGCCGATGTAAATTACGCAGCAAAGGTCACTGGACATTGTGGCAGTGTAAGATTGTGTAGGGATGATTAAATTGTTATATCGCACAAACCTAGTCAACAGTTGTCCTATGCTGGTCCCTTTCCAATGGTGCGTGAAGTGATGGAGGGCAGACAAGCTACACAGCAACAAATGGCTTAGAGTCAGTAATTGTATACATAGTGCATCGGTATGTTTGCCTTACTTGCTAAATGGGCCAATGAATATAAGCTGCAGGCACAATATAAACTGACCACTGAGTGTATATAAAGCTTACTCCTTTATATAAAGGAACCCCTCTCAGTGTACAAATGTCTTACAAATCAAGCCATAATCGCTGGTTCTATAGACAGAATACTCACATTCCACATTGTTCTGAGAACTACACAAGAAAAATATAATTgattaaagatctttttttttttttttttttgcatatgtgTACATACATAAAAGAATGAGGCAGCAGCTAAGGCTCTATGGATCTATGGTACTTTATTCTTGTGCAGAAGAGTGCACAGTATTTAAGGGTGACTGGCTGAAAAGCGGGTGTGTGAGAACTTTGGCCAGCAGAGGGAAGCAAAGCATTTTTATATGAGCAATGGAGTACAAATGCAATGCTTGGTTATGGCACGGGTGGTCAGAATCAGATGAAAGAACTAGTGCTGGGCAAGACGGTCCATCGAGCCAGTGTAATAATACGCTATGTATTACTGTGACTAGTTTATTCCTGTAAGGCTGTCTGAGTTTTCGATCAGCTTTCCAGTTTTTACAATTACAGAATTTGGCATAAATGCCATATTCAGATAAGTATTTGATCATTTCATTTTCTGCATATATCAGTAGATAGATTTACAGTAAAGTAGATTTTACAGTAACAGACATTCAAATGAGCTTAGCATCTCCATACTGTAAATCCACACTGGAAGATTTACTCAAAGCATGCTCTTGCTTTAAGAATAACCCAAATGTATgggtcatttacatttacagttccatttatttatctagaatataattttttatccatttccaGTATGGAAGAATACAATCCAACCATACAGCTGTTATGTTCATCCCTTGGGTTTTGTTACATAACACAATGTGCTGCGTCTCAAACTGAGAGGCAGCAATGAAACTATTATTTTctcaaagagaagaaaaaacagactGATGGTGATGTTTATAAGTATGCAGGTTAACTTAAACCGTATCTAATCATTTGAAAACGCATATTATTCTGCTGGCTCATTGCCTCGTCAAAGCAATATGAGTTTAGAATTATGGAGAGCGCATCAGCATTTTATTGCCACTGCCACAACTAACgggaaaaaaatgcttttgttttattttgtactaaAACACGAGTCACAATGGTGAAGCTTTAGGGGCGACTGGCGCTAAACGCTCACCACCTTCAGGCCTGAAGACCCACATTACACGAGATCTCAACCCGGACCTTATGAACGTGTCAGGTTAATATCTTTTAGCTATTGGTCTCCTGTAGGAATGCAATATGCTAACAAATCTGAAACATTTGGAACTGAGAAATAGTCAGAAGTGGTTAACATGTTTACAGGCAAAAGAAAAGCAGTTCACAGCTCTACAACAGACTGACTGAGTTTTCAGCACAGTATGACCTACTTGCAAAAGTGTCAAGAAATTCTGTTAGtactggatattttttttattcttggcAGGATTTAAGGAACAGGCGAAGGGACTGAGTACAATTTTACATTTGAGTCATGTCAGTTATTAACAATTATACTACAGTGCTGCTGAGTGCTAGGTTCCGATTCATCCgaaggtgttaattaattttcctAATTCCAGCTGTGAGGCTGATATCAATGCACTTgatctaatacgttatcatttctatagtaacagcttacataGGGactttatttagcatttttggaaagagtctccagcgtcagcactttgtaacaatcagaggtaaGGGTGTAAATTTCTGGCACCgaaaaaagtcttcaggacggagggcTTTGTgctttcttggtaacatgaaaggctgtgggtttttttttttttttttttgccttaataacttcaagaaagtcaaaaaagagagaagaactGTTTATAGCGGTTGTAAATTAAAGCAGGAAATAACTTGATTACTGGATGTCCAACAATATTATCCATAactatgaatgaataaaaagtatgatgtgtcattctgtAATAAGTTTCAAAATTGTTAGCACTGGTAAATTG
Proteins encoded in this window:
- the her3 gene encoding hairy-related 3, with product MEKKRRARINTCLDQLKTLLEGFYSNNIRKRKFEKADILELTVKHLKHLQNTEKAFAVNSAVTEYQAGFRTCIAGVHQYLLMSKANPALAHLSNALLCLSARLPDSSTADSDALQTRALTSPRADVTCLSETMKSTQNVNRKRTKIYNKDKTTHKHISANRSSSAPTNLQTYWRPW